CCAACCGGCCGCCGGTGCTCTGCGACGCCGTCTCCAGCGCCATCAGCCAGTCGCGCGTCTCACGGGCCATGATCGAGTTGCGCATGTTGTTGTCGGCGGTGCCGCTGAAGGCCGACGCGCGATCGAAGACGCCGCGTCCCACGATATCGAAGGAGGCGCTGCTCCGCAGCGCCACGATGTGCACCGGCGCACCGATGGCCTGCAGCACGCCGACGACCTGCTGTACCGGGCGGGCGGAAGTGTTGGGCGACTCGGTGGCGAACGCGCCCGGCACCTGGTCCGAGGTGATGATAACCAGCGTGGGCCGGCTCGGCTGGCGATTCTGGATGTCGCGCACCGTCTGTATCAGCGCGTCCTGGAAACGTGGAATCGCCCCGACGGCCGGGAAGACCCGGTCAACCGCCTCCTGCATCACGCTGAGGCGCGTCGTCGGAGGCACCACCCGCACCGGCAGGTCGCCGAACGTCATCAGCGACATCCGCGCGTAGCCGTCGAGCGCAACGACGAACTCGCCCAGCGCCCGCCGGACGTGGGTGGTGGACGGCACCACCCCCTCGCTGGTGTCGACCAGGATCGACACGTCCGCCGGGCCGCTCGGGCGCGCCAGGTACAGCACCTCGCGCCGCACGCCGTTTTCCGCCACGGAGATCTCGTACGGCCGCAGATCGACGACGGGGTTCCCGTCGTCGTCCAGCACCGTCAGGTAGAGCTGCTGCGCGGACTGCGCAGGAAGGACCGCG
This DNA window, taken from Acidobacteriota bacterium, encodes the following:
- a CDS encoding VWA domain-containing protein, encoding MAMSTRSLHSSRLRPFVAAAAVLALWMAVDAVLPAQSAQQLYLTVLDDDGNPVVDLRPYEISVAENGVRREVLYLARPSGPADVSILVDTSEGVVPSTTHVRRALGEFVVALDGYARMSLMTFGDLPVRVVPPTTRLSVMQEAVDRVFPAVGAIPRFQDALIQTVRDIQNRQPSRPTLVIITSDQVPGAFATESPNTSARPVQQVVGVLQAIGAPVHIVALRSSASFDIVGRGVFDRASAFSGTADNNMRNSIMARETRDWLMALETASQSTGGRLVNTYASAGLATPLLEIANEIAGQYILTYSRPELPLDTDTIDIQIGIAREDVTVRVTPVV